Genomic DNA from Lactuca sativa cultivar Salinas chromosome 8, Lsat_Salinas_v11, whole genome shotgun sequence:
ctaagcaacttggatgaagaggagaagagaggaggctgcccaaaacttctaaaaaccctaaaggaactcttgttcacgtttttggggcataggggccctttatatacatgtaggttattaaggttttcaactaggaaaccctaatctgactacttaagccctaagcagcccatggactcctttaacatatcccttggacgatttctaatgggcttcccatagaattcttccaacctatatattattaggtgatccatagcccaattataattatcttataattacaattccaattccctaagtttaattaatctcttttagccacaaaattaattcttgactaatattaattaaacaatatgatttctcctttaatatattattctcataatatattaataaatcatatttaaacctttctctccttaaatcatcctacatattacTATGGTGaatgcaacctaaaaggaccatgctcataattgggtcaagtacataccaaaatagttatggacttagacactaatccaacagtctcccacttggataagtctaataactatttttccgtatgacttcagaacctgattagcaatcacaactttcaaaagccactgtcaactctgatcttatcagatagtatgtcctttagataagggatcatatattcctccattctcaagatatcgtatagacataagacatgaatttcaatcattctctctatactgtttcccgactttcgatttatgatgactgacaacagactacaattgaacacatcaacttagtcccagcTTGGGCAAGCGCTTAGGtgacatcactaaatcatcgaggggcccacagatatcgcttttatccgactttgggtaaaaggaatggataaacctcaactcaaatgcttgcttgcatttactgattgaatcacacacaacaataagttttaaaacaccaagttactggtgcgtttacttattatcaatgtggaaccgaccaacaaataacaactcacacgtcttggtttcaagaatatacaatattatcgtctcactaatcactcgtgataaatccatgaagtgatccaagtgagtgtgggtttaatccaatactctaatcttatcaaagcactcatgaactctgcagcaaacttgtgccatgtctaaacacttcagacaatctacagacagattcatgacaatcttccttcatacctactcccaacgtatgaccgactatggatgtttgaataacctagttattctggaagtcaaaacatgcaaactgaaacataactataatacttaatcctatgcggccccaaacttgtgagagtaaataaaacacttctatttatccaccatattgattactcattatttatcatttaatgtttcggataatcaactcattacttgaataacaacaattgtcccatgctccaagcatgcacactttgtttcctatggtccatgctttgtgaaatagatcaactgaaaaacttttccaatgatgatCATTTCAAAATTTCCAATCCTTATCATTTGTGTAATAACACAAGGTTCTTTAcaactattagaatatgctagattctaacattttatgcaacgatcctttcgtaaagtcataggacacaagtcaccaagacttggccaatgaaatgaCAAAGTACTCtattggaaattgttacaagacaattccatagacgtgaagtctcacattcaaagtacattcctttgaacatctttcttgcataaaattttctaatctagacatagactcttaatatccaacttgcaatatggaaacatttccatatttgccatatgataactcatttttaatagaatcttatatattcataataatgtcgatacggtccatccaataccatacttccaactactcacaagcgaccaatcctcagcgaactttggattgtcctttgatagttgtttaattattttagtcaaaactgattctaatccttttttccctcttaatgcgctatacatttggaaaattttagaatggtcaaatattatagcatttgcaatcgattctatacccgaagcgtatgggacacgatgcataatgtcttacataaagatatgatactttatcaatcttctgccataatattttatgtgtcacgttctcacaattcgaactatgaagagggatgccgtaatcataatcgaaatttgataacacactatgtatcctttgactaaatttattaaaatttctcaatctaagctttagattttgaaatgaagtataatattctctcccttcattatagcaaaacaacttttcaaattgaatctttgtttttctataattaatattgctaacttgcaatacttgccataataatcatacaaacataacacttatgctcccactaccatgatgattattatcatataagcataacacttatgctcccactagctttgatatgtattcagaaaacaactgaacttctagaaaacaatgcgAGTTGAATtatacaaaattcatatatacCAGATGCTTCggtaatcctttatctaagcatctcaaacttatacacctttgccttagatagctcatatgtgtgtctaaacaattcagaacttatgttactaagttccaaatgttcaaactaattgccaaatctcacaattcgaattatggaaagggatgccgtaaccataatcgaatttgagaataaaaTTTTCagaattgctatcttcttaacatctctcttagtgaaagcatttcctcactgtcattttcatgaaggagggaatcttatgacacttagattttatggtgtatgagttcctatccatgtgagtttgccaaaaccaagtttacgacaaatccaaactcatatggattgaactttcttgacttctagccttatggtaacacgagtgcccaccatgtcttccaagtagtttagcaacttatccttacatatcaatgttctttccattgatcaaggtgctttgtctttatgcattcaaatgagaactcatagaattcacatgcataattaactcaattggaatggcacagaaacaaaataatgtcaacacgataggttgtaaacctcaagtcgtgtgctagtgatgatcgataaggtttattcctGATTTGTTcatgaaactttttcaaaaaaacattaaaaatcccaccgactccttgacatataaggttctcttatcaagaaacatttcttgacaaacaaatattcaagagttagtgtagcttttatcaagacaaaacacttcacaaattggtcctagttggtctttgtcttatccaagacaacacaacttaccaatttcaaatgtgcaagaatagaaaaacttttccaaattccacatttgttgagtgttataaacctacttaagacttgtcactcaattcgcaatcttggagtatgactctaagattcgatattggaacgaagtatgattgacttcttgatttaaccaattccacaattcccgattcctcttcttagacatacaaatgtactaagactcagttagagaatcaattgagatatggttcttaatcattaagacttatcataaaacacaataaaaggtactctcccttcttcttagaatagagaaacttttatctttctgcctacttgattcttctttattcgttctgctattcattaaaacactttcaatcaactcaaaattacacttaatcttataagtataatcatatttactaaacttttagaaaatcatgacgaatatcttatctctctttgtggtggacttgatcaacgcacaacctagtgtactcgatctactagtccttcacttgacactttgtcaaagaattagtctaatttccaaatatgaagtttctcattcatcacacaaccaagttgtatgattccaagtttctgtccaattgaaacttgggcgatgagaaactctccatatTTAGTGAATTCTTGACatctccacaaataacataatcaagaatcaaatccattattgctaataatagaaaccttcaaacatctatttttcatacatgcctttgcaaggataaataaataagataaaatcaaaattcattttattgcggaaaatttgtccttacaatgcaattcaattgaaaaactatgttactacatatttcttaacaatatattctaactccaagtagtagctcaaaaatccaatcttcaaataatgcgatcgaaatccgctttcttcacgattagatttagctcacttcttcccttaagcttcctctgttttcttcgatcctacaaaacatcaaaatgtaatcttatcacatcatgtattaagaatctagaatatgaACTTAAAAgggttagttaatggattttacctgaagcagagccatacgtcttgactctcccatctcttagatctctcaggtagttagggcagcttcgtctccaatgccccttctattagcaataaaagaaaatggactcctttggcacaacacaccggacaatcacagacttggttctttctggacttccaatgttgccagtgtccattgaagtttcggagtttgattcaccagacaaatttgcttgaccaacacgccaaatcattgctgattcagcagctataagcaaataagtgagatcaatgagggtcacgtcgtgatccatcatatagtactccctaaagaactcactatatgattcagtaaTTGACTGAaaaacccagtcaacagccaactcacttgaaatcctgacacccaacatgcttaccctatcaatgtgtgacttcatctccaagatgtgttcacacacaggtttcccatcttcgtgtttacttgccaaaagggcttgagtgagcctGAACTTTTAAAGCCTTTGAGCTTGTGGGTcaaggagaacaattggaggaggtggtggaagcgaagcatgactctcatttccttgatcgtatctcggaacgtcatcttcatttggaaagcttgttcgaaaggatttgggaagaccattgtaagatttagacatctacaaaatgggagaaaattcaagttaagttgattagaattcttgatgtaacacccaaatgaaacatcaagctaggatccaacacagtACTCTACAACCTaaaagagggatgctgtaatctagtcgcaaaatatttgaaggtaagtaaatgacgatttaccaatttccacaatgaaaaacaaaaatgaagtttaagttttaaatgaattgaaactccgagatcttttgagattcattgaacttttcaatgacatgtttaatctcgattatgccctactatttgtgactgggatgccgaggatcacaaacaaggtgtgaataaccatacgaatcacgtggtgcacccaatgctactatcacctaatcaatgtgctggttagccacacacgctccattgacctataataagcatcgagccacccttcgccaccaatgtcatccccaaatcagtgtgccggttaaccacacgcgttccactaacgtttgacaagggtacaaagtgtaattccatgggttagcatacaatttcatattttgcctaaagtaattaTAATTTGGGAAGttgaaaagcatttagttacttgtgtacttcattatacttataatgaaaggtttctgtcctatcatacccgttcggctaatgaccctccactagtcaagagtgcggtgggtaagagtggataatCATTCAATTgcaattttataggcaatttccttaaacacctcttatagaccagttttgtgaataaggcctactaacggtaagactgactctttactcatatatatatatatatatatatatatatatatatatatatatatatatatatatatatatatatatatataatattagacttttaatgttatatatagtataaggtgtattttacacttttaaaatactaggtgttagCCACGtgttagtcattgaacttttttatagggaaacgaactttcgattttgttcacatttagtcattaaactttttttcgttatctatttgccactgaactattgaaactgttcacattttacccttatgactggtaacaaccggtcataagggtaaaatgtgaacaatttcaatagttcagtggcaaatagatatcgaaaaaaaaatttaatgactaaatgtgaataaAGTCGAatgttcgttaccctttcaagtcattatcctttATAATATCCGTCATTATCCCTTATAATATCCGCggctttcaaaaaaaaaaaatattgtcctAGGAGCATCTATTTTTCGATGGTCATAAAGGAATTAAAACTGGACGGTCTGTTCAACCTTCTCGTGGGAATGAGAGAGTGCGATAATAAATGTTGTCAATTAAGTCACGTGTTTTGGAGATTTGAGTCCGTTATTGAATAAAGAAACAGCAAAtcgatattttttattttttttttctgtcaaATGGAAATGGAAAAGTATGATTCAATTTTTTACACAAAAAGAATCTGTCCAGTGGAGATGGAAAAATATGATTCAATTGATTATTGTTTTGTCGACCACAGTCTATACTTAATATTAAACTCAAGAAAGCAAAGATTAGAAAATATCTTTAATGCCCTCAAGCTTTTACAACTTCTTTAAAATACTATTAAGATTCTTGTTTCACTTTTTGCTACATTTCCCATCTTATTCCATTACTGACGAAGAAAAAAGCGATAGACAACATCTTTCACTAAAACGTTATTCTTTGAATATAAAAGAAAGCAGATCATACAATACAATATCGATCTGAATTTCGATCAATCTTTAGCATCAAAACATTACAAGCGAAACAGAAATGGTGAAGAAAACAAATACAAATCTTAAGTAACACAGGGAATTAATATACCCTGCTATGGGAACAGCTTGTGTTCTGGAGCAGGAGAGACGAAGAGAGTCCGAGTGTTGATGCAGTTAGATCAAACTCTAGAACATAATTCTCTAACTGATGCCCACCTAAGACAATAGACGTTGTTGGCTGACCTCCTCCATCAATAAATGCAAGACATATTACATTCTTCTTGGCTTCCACCATTGAGTTTGCACCATACAGTCTCATCCTTACACTACTGCCTTCCAAAACCAGGTCGATATTTGGAACTGCTGGTCCAGTTATCGTCTTGGGAACAGTCTTTGAGTCAAAGCACGCCCCAAAAGGTGCCACAGATTGTACCCTTTTTATTTTATTCAATGATGCTTCCTTGATGAAATCTTGAACAAGGGGTTTATAAATGGATGAGTGCAAAATCGTATAAGGTGATGTAGTACTAATCTTTGTTCCCCCAATTCCATTTGTATCAAAAGATAGCAGAGATGGACTAAAAGTTACAGGTTTACCGCTGATTTCAATGTTTTTGAGATTGATGAAATACTGATAGGAAAGTTCTCCGTCAGATAAAAGACGGGGGCCATTAATCGGATTGAAAACAAGCGGGGTGGTTACTAGTGACAGCGATTGATCTTCAATGCTAGGAAGCATGTAATATGGACCGCCACCAATGAATATATCCCCCAATCCATTCTCAGATGATGAAGGTAAACAAAGTGCAAATTTTTTAGCCAACTTGAAAAAAGATGAAATTTGTGATGGAAGTGAGATTTCGTTTCTTGCAAGGCCAACCAACCCCTTAGTATTGTCACCAGGCAAGCGATCTGCAGTGACCGAATCTACGCAAGCGAATTGGAATTTGGGTAGGTCGTAACTAAACCAAACATACGCACCGTCTGTGGAGTATACGGTGATGGTATCTTCACCAAGCTCTTGAATTGATAAGTAATTTGGAATAGGGTTGTAAACGAAGATACCACAGGTGTTGTTGGAGCACCCTGGTCTAGGAGTCGAGTAGCATGTTAAACAGGATGATGACCCCTTGGCCTTCTTACATTTATTTGAACCACATGATGTTTGTTTATATGAAGACGACACATAGGATGTACAATCAAACCAAACAGATGGTGATCCAAGATCAATCAATGCATCTATTATAGTAGGTAACTCAGTGTGTCCAGACTTATATGTGGTGAAGTACTGGAGAGTTGTTTGATGTTTTCTAATCGGAAGGTGAATGGCTTTTGGTTTTGGCAGTTTGGGAGGACCTGTAGCCGCGCATGAGAAGCTTAAAAGAGAAAAGATGAAGAGAGTGATAAGCGTTTGAGAAGATGCCATTGTGCTTGGATGTACGCTTCTACTCGAATTTATTGATGTGAATGGCGTTCTTTTATAGTACTTAATGATGTGaagggcgttcttttttttttatagtaCTCTCTTGATGCCTATGAAGACATTTGTAAATAGAGGTGGCAATCGTGTCGGgtttgtgtcgtgtcgtgtcgaaacactaaacgagttgaaagtgcttgaccctgacccgacccatttaattaacgtgtcttttgtgtcaacccgtttattttcgtatcgagttcgtgtcgggtttcgggttagggctataccttgaaatatgtcgtgtcgtgtgaggttaaaagattgagcatgttgaaaAAGTAGGAGTTTGGTAGGCGGAAATGAAAAACTAATTGTTTTGAGTCAGAATAGATAAAACCATAGCAAGTTTagatgaaaaaaattaaaagagtAGGAGTTGGAGAGGCGGATGACAAGGTCATGAGGATGAGAAAGTTGTGAAAGAGACTGAGTTgtttgggagagaatggaaaaactgaaatgaAATCTTGATCTAGACGGataagtcatttcaacattacaaaataattcaattcgaaggttttcttttacttatgcttttggttttgtatatttctagtttatttaaataattcaaaaaacttgcatctaaataaacgggtcattttcgagtcatattcgagttgaaattctcaaccctaaccttacccatttaatttttgtgtcgtgtcgtgtcaacccgtttatttaaacgggctgaaatatcttacccaaacccgtttatttcgtgtcgggttcgtgtcgggtttcatgtcgtgtcaatttttgccacctcTATTTGTAAACCTGGTACCTTTAGTGGATGCACAATAGAATATGTAAAAGGATAATTTTTAAATGAACCCAAGTGGTTCTTAAATTAAGAACCATTCATCATTCTATCACATTTATTTGTCACAAATATCATTATGCACTTTTAATTTGGTTATTATTATAGAAAACCAAAAAACAAAGACATTCTTATTAGTTTTTTCAAGAAATAGgcacaaaaaattagaaaattaataaCCTGTAATTTCGCAGCAGTTCCAAAACGAGATCTATTAATCACCGCAAAGATGCGACCACAAATATCATTATGcacttttaattttattattattatagaaaACGAAAAAACAAAGAtatggtctttacctagaatgccatgggctccccccatggtctttgcCTAGAATGTCATGTGCTCCCTCCATGGTCTAATATccaaatgtcatgggctacccccatggtctttcatgcaagtatcacaaagacaactagcattccacataacacgtaatgagctggcattggtgtcttcgacccatggatatagtgagaagactcacctcagatagtTGAATCCCCCGGATACTCTCTGACTGCAAATCCGCTAAAATTCCCGCTCTATCAAACAAATAACACCCGATTTAACAATCGGGTTCCAAACCTTGTCCAATAATCCATATATAGGtctaaaagatcattttacccctcacctagTCTAGTctaagactaaggcccaaactcctCATCATAAAGGCCTACCAACCAATAATCATTCAAAGCCaatttatggcctaattttccaaatttggcccaaatccttacatgggccttaccctaaagcccattaacATTTTCCCAATCCAAACACTTGTTTATAGATGGCCTAACAAAGCCCCAATCAATCCAAGCCAAAATGATAGCCAAACACACAAAGCTCATTCAGaccgagtacgtggggcgtacaggcACGTATGCGCATCGTACTCGCTTGGAGGCTTGTACATTGCGTGTACCttcttgtacgcccaacgtactcacccttATTCATCCCAAACTCGATTTtcacttaattcattaagacaaagcTTCCAAAACACAGATCTGACCTCCTTAAGCTggaataccacgtaaagttgccaactttacgttaaTACATGGCTAAaagaagctcttaagcttaaaagggacttaatggttgacttaatgcatgcatgactcCATAATACACATAAAGCTAGCACCTTTATGCTCAAAGATACAAAAACCAACTCATATCTGAAAGGATAAACCCTTAAACAACCTAACTCATCCAAAAACCCAAAAAGGAGACCAAAATTATAATAAAGTAGCCATGAAGAGATCTCATACCCAAGTAAAGAagcaaacttgatacctcaaaaagcTTCTCCGGAAAATGATGGTTCTGGATCCAAAGTCCGTCCACCGAGCCAAACAACTTCAAGTTTCTCTTCTTTCCTTCCCAAGGGAAAAATGTGCTCCAAAACCTTCTAAGagctcaagaacaccaccaagagGCTACAAGgttgatttagggttttagggtgtgGAGGGTGACTTAGAAATGAAGGAAAGGGGCTAACGTTAAGCTTGTATAGGGTAcatccctaaaaattagggtttcaatctgaccctcgtacgcctagcgtacgagGTCTCGCACCCCGACCCATCTTCGCACTACACTATACGTACTCCGCACTATGCGTACTCCTCACTAAGCCCCACGTACCCGCCTTCGCATcagtacaccccacgtactacCTTGGTACTCCCCGCGTACTAGGGTTTTCCCTTTAACCCTAATTCATTTGGAAGCCCATAACTTTCTCGATATAACTCTGATTTTGaccatccttatatccatgaaaaggtatcgAGAAGCTCTACACTATTATCAACTCATACTTGTCATAAGATATACCAAACGAACATCTACTTTCCATAAAATCCTGAGATGACAAATTACCAAAATGTactttgactccaaaacacaaaccaaataCCTGAATCATCCAAATTGCATTATCGAACCCCAACTGAATCCAAATCTCAATTCCTCAAGGGTTTAAAGCCTGCTAATACCCAATCCCTAATCACCATCCCCAAAATGGGAAATGATTTGAAAGATGGCATTACACTCTCAAGAAAGTTCCTCATATTTTATGGGATAATGGAGTTGTAAATTCCATCCCCAATCTTGTAGCTTGTGAGTTACGGAAATCACTTTCGCCCACTCAAGGGAAATCCCCCTTTGATAATTTTTCCTTTAAGGATTCACTCATTAGTAAAGGACATTATCAATTCTCACCTTATATGTGATATACAAGTAAGGAtgctcctaaatcattcttccaAAACATTAAACATATATATCAGATCAATTAGGTCCAAAAATATGGTTTTCGTGCCATGCATGCCCTAAGGCCATATAACAAGTAATGCAGATAAGTGTAAGTAATACATCAAAAAACTTTTAGTATTTAATAATGAAAATGTACTATTGGTATCTAATCACCTCAATCCTCATCAAGCTATTTTTCCTTATTCTATACTTGAATTGCCTTAGAGAACATCTATTTTACATACCAATTGTTTAGTaaaaaaataaccaaaataccCATCAGATATTTGAAATGTTGAGAAATTAAGTAACTTAGTATCTATTTCTCTTTAACTCTCCTCCCCTCTCATCTCTCCTCTTTTGGATGCTTATGGTGATATTTTGATGAAGCTTGAATATCAAGAAGGTTTTTCTGGTTGCAAGGAATGTTTTTTCaagtttggatccatcaaagtCACTCCATTTCTAGACTATTGTGAGTATAAAGTTTATATCTTGATCCTTAGTtctttagatctcttcatttgtGAGTTTTGTCAATTTTAGTCCATTTTATGGGCGATCTTGGAGTTGAATGAACTCTAACATCTTTTGAATAGTTTATAATGATTCTTTGACCTCATGGACAAGGAAAGTTATGATCTTTTACCTTCGCATTTAGTCATGCAAGTTGTCTTGGCTCTTTAGGTTATTTTGGTGTATTAaggtttagatcttgaaagtttgagacattattatggataaagttagGCGCTTTATCCATGGAAACATCATGTTAATTTAGATCTGAAGCTTGTTAACTTAGAATTAATGGATTAACTTGAGAAAATATGCATTCTTCgttcctttgagacttaaagactagtgatgagttattaattaactctttgatcgattagatctttgtaacaggtatgcgatgaacgtaaaaacagtaaacaaaacacaagtatgaatcaagatgtgtcaaATGATtcgattactcgatcctcagcagagctcgactaagaacttccactgtagaggattctagggttacaaaacaagaacgataaatttTCTGAACAATAAATCTCTAATCGTTACTTATCATCTTtttttctaggatgcatgcaagcatctatttatactaaaccctacaaaactcacggatggacaggcccataccggagatacatattggactagctaacgagcccgatagacgcaacacaaaatacaacccaacaatctccccctttgcgtcaaattggagcgagactacatCTTCTTCTTGCTTAGGCCAGCAGTGGGAGCCTTCTTTactgtatcaaacagacgtgtgataagtgcaaggattgtctgtctgaagcgaatataccattgaatcatatcatcaaagtacttgatatcatccgctgtgttctgcttgcatcgatggatgatccctaaaacgtgttccaaacaggcagtggtgtagagatgtttgtctgccaaggcgaaaagacatttctgtccttcgttcctggtaaacatgacagagtttctctttgggtcaatttttcccatctgcatcatattgagatcactggcagagccaacaggagatatggtaggtttCTTCTTGAacacgctcgcaatctcctgatccatcaaagcaacttccatgatatagcatacaagcatcctcttaaagtggtcgatgatcggaccatattcagcttcgtttgtaagaaggatgttgtgcaagataatccaatcatggggattaaggttaggaagatctgcaagtgagatggcatgttcggtcttggcagatccccgtagtaccttgaaccgaacgttggtgaagttgccttccctgaacggctttaggacccgaacattgatgattttctgagcgctccaagtctggtattggggttgagctgccctcagataaaattcgactaagtcccgatcaacatgtggatgaggatgggggaactc
This window encodes:
- the LOC111885002 gene encoding probable aspartic proteinase GIP2, encoding MASSQTLITLFIFSLLSFSCAATGPPKLPKPKAIHLPIRKHQTTLQYFTTYKSGHTELPTIIDALIDLGSPSVWFDCTSYVSSSYKQTSCGSNKCKKAKGSSSCLTCYSTPRPGCSNNTCGIFVYNPIPNYLSIQELGEDTITVYSTDGAYVWFSYDLPKFQFACVDSVTADRLPGDNTKGLVGLARNEISLPSQISSFFKLAKKFALCLPSSSENGLGDIFIGGGPYYMLPSIEDQSLSLVTTPLVFNPINGPRLLSDGELSYQYFINLKNIEISGKPVTFSPSLLSFDTNGIGGTKISTTSPYTILHSSIYKPLVQDFIKEASLNKIKRVQSVAPFGACFDSKTVPKTITGPAVPNIDLVLEGSSVRMRLYGANSMVEAKKNVICLAFIDGGGQPTTSIVLGGHQLENYVLEFDLTASTLGLSSSLLLQNTSCSHSRVY